From Streptomyces cyaneogriseus subsp. noncyanogenus, the proteins below share one genomic window:
- a CDS encoding PucR family transcriptional regulator has product MRLRALLDTDALGLRLLGGDDELDRTVRGVMTTDLRDPSRYLTGGELVLTGLAWRRDAADSEPFVRILAQAGVAALAAGEAELGAVPDDLVVACARHRLPLFAVHESVAFATITEHVVRQVSGERAGDLAAVVDRHRRMMTSGPAGGGPEVVLDLLRSDLDLRAWVLSPTGRLIAGPKVTGPALPAEVCGRLAAEHLAASRAGRRAPHRVTLGTAPSRTFSLFPVRSGGHRPAPAGSGRSPQTAPDIRETVLSDWLLAVEADAGDWAEERLDLLYGVTQLIAVERDRRDAARSVRRRLAQEVLELVQTGAAPAEIAARLRVAAPVLLPGLGAAPHWQVVVARVEWEDGQVQGGPVAQALLEEILVDPLSTGPEHSDRIAVAHTGDEAVALVPLPAVAGEHDGSETGILAEALLESVRAPLTAGLETDGRVTLGVSAAVHSAEGLRGALEEARHARRVAAARPGRVCAAGHQELASHVLLLPFVPDDVRRAFTARLLDPLRDYDRRHRAELIPTLEAFLDCDGSWTRCATRLHLHVNTLRYRVGRIEQLTGRDLSRLEDKLDFFLALRMS; this is encoded by the coding sequence ATGCGGCTGCGCGCACTGCTGGACACCGACGCGCTGGGCCTGAGGCTGCTCGGCGGCGACGACGAGCTGGACCGCACCGTACGCGGCGTCATGACCACCGACCTCAGGGACCCCAGCCGCTATCTGACCGGCGGCGAACTGGTGCTCACGGGCCTGGCCTGGCGCCGGGACGCCGCCGACTCCGAGCCGTTCGTACGGATCCTGGCGCAGGCCGGGGTGGCCGCGCTCGCGGCCGGTGAGGCGGAGCTGGGCGCCGTGCCGGACGACCTGGTGGTGGCCTGCGCCCGGCACCGGCTGCCGCTGTTCGCGGTGCACGAGTCGGTGGCGTTCGCCACGATCACCGAGCATGTGGTCCGGCAGGTCTCCGGCGAACGCGCCGGGGACCTGGCGGCGGTCGTGGACCGCCACCGCCGGATGATGACGTCGGGCCCGGCGGGCGGCGGCCCGGAGGTGGTGCTGGACCTGCTCCGCTCCGACCTGGACCTGAGGGCCTGGGTGCTGTCCCCGACGGGGCGGCTCATCGCGGGCCCGAAGGTGACCGGCCCCGCGCTGCCCGCCGAGGTGTGCGGTCGGCTGGCGGCCGAGCACCTGGCCGCCAGCCGCGCGGGCCGCCGCGCACCGCACCGGGTGACGCTCGGCACCGCGCCGTCGCGGACGTTCAGCCTCTTCCCGGTCCGCAGCGGGGGGCACCGCCCGGCGCCGGCCGGGTCGGGCCGCTCCCCGCAGACCGCCCCGGACATCCGGGAGACGGTGCTGTCGGACTGGCTGCTGGCGGTCGAGGCGGACGCCGGGGACTGGGCCGAGGAGCGCCTCGACCTGCTGTACGGCGTCACCCAGCTCATCGCGGTCGAGCGGGACCGGCGGGACGCGGCGCGCTCGGTGCGGCGGCGGCTGGCGCAGGAGGTCCTGGAGCTGGTGCAGACGGGCGCGGCGCCCGCCGAGATCGCGGCCCGGCTGCGGGTCGCGGCGCCGGTCCTGCTGCCCGGCCTCGGTGCCGCCCCGCACTGGCAGGTCGTGGTCGCCCGGGTCGAGTGGGAGGACGGGCAGGTCCAGGGCGGTCCGGTCGCCCAGGCGCTGCTGGAGGAGATCCTCGTCGACCCCCTGTCCACGGGCCCCGAGCACTCCGACCGGATCGCCGTCGCCCACACCGGTGACGAGGCCGTCGCGCTCGTCCCGCTCCCGGCGGTCGCCGGCGAGCACGACGGCTCCGAGACCGGCATCCTCGCCGAGGCGCTGCTGGAGTCCGTACGGGCCCCGCTCACGGCCGGGCTGGAGACCGACGGGCGGGTCACGCTCGGTGTCAGCGCGGCGGTGCACTCGGCGGAGGGGCTGCGCGGCGCGCTGGAGGAGGCGCGGCACGCGCGGCGGGTGGCCGCCGCCCGGCCGGGCCGGGTGTGCGCCGCCGGCCATCAGGAGCTCGCCTCGCACGTCCTGCTGCTGCCGTTCGTCCCCGACGACGTCCGCCGCGCCTTCACCGCCCGGCTGCTGGACCCGCTGCGCGACTACGACCGCCGCCATCGCGCCGAGCTGATCCCCACCCTGGAGGCGTTCCTGGACTGCGACGGCTCCTGGACGCGCTGCGCCACCCGGCTCCACCTGCACGTCAACACGCTGCGCTACCGGGTCGGGCGGATCGAGCAGTTGACGGGACGTGACCTGTCGCGGCTGGAGGACAAGCTCGATTTCTTCCTGGCGCTGCGGATGAGCTGA
- a CDS encoding FAD binding domain-containing protein, with protein sequence MDFLRPASWEEALAAKAEHPTAVPIAGGTDVMVEINFDHRRPEYLMDLNRIGDLTEWEVGEDTVRLGASVPYTKIMENLRAELPGLALASHTVASPQIRNRGGVGGNLGTASPAGDAHPALLAAGAEVEVESVRGSRRIPIDEFYRGVKRNALAPDELIRAVHVKKADGPQQFSKVGTRNAMVIAVCAFGLALHPGTRTVRTGIGSAAPTPVRAKAAEEFLNAALDEGGFWDNGKIITPSVAKRFADLCSAACNPIDDVRGTASYRRHAVGVMARRTLTWTWESYRGTRRASEGAA encoded by the coding sequence ATGGACTTCCTTCGCCCCGCCAGCTGGGAGGAGGCGCTCGCCGCGAAGGCGGAGCACCCCACCGCTGTGCCGATTGCGGGTGGCACCGACGTGATGGTCGAGATCAACTTCGACCACCGCCGGCCCGAGTACCTCATGGACCTGAACCGCATCGGCGACCTGACCGAGTGGGAGGTCGGCGAGGACACGGTACGGCTCGGTGCCTCCGTGCCGTACACGAAGATCATGGAGAACCTCCGTGCCGAGCTGCCGGGTCTCGCCCTGGCCTCGCACACGGTCGCCTCCCCGCAGATCCGCAACCGCGGCGGGGTCGGCGGCAACCTCGGCACCGCCTCCCCGGCCGGTGACGCCCACCCGGCCCTCCTGGCCGCCGGTGCCGAGGTGGAGGTCGAGTCGGTGCGCGGCTCCCGCCGCATCCCGATCGACGAGTTCTACCGGGGGGTGAAGCGCAACGCGCTCGCGCCCGACGAGCTGATCCGCGCCGTGCACGTGAAGAAGGCGGACGGCCCCCAGCAGTTCTCCAAGGTCGGCACCCGCAACGCCATGGTCATCGCGGTGTGCGCCTTCGGGCTCGCGCTGCACCCCGGGACGCGGACCGTGCGCACCGGCATCGGCTCGGCCGCGCCCACCCCCGTCCGCGCCAAGGCCGCGGAGGAGTTCCTGAACGCGGCGCTGGACGAGGGCGGCTTCTGGGACAACGGAAAGATCATCACCCCGTCGGTCGCCAAACGGTTCGCGGACCTGTGCTCGGCCGCCTGCAACCCGATCGACGACGTCCGGGGCACCGCGAGCTACCGCCGCCACGCGGTCGGGGTCATGGCCCGCCGGACGCTGACCTGGACCTGGGAGTCCTACCGCGGCACCCGCCGCGCCTCGGAGGGAGCTGCGTAA
- a CDS encoding (2Fe-2S)-binding protein, with product MRVNFTVNGRPQEADDVWEGESLLYVLRERLGLPGSKNACEQGECGSCTVRLDGVPVCSCLVAAGQAEGREVVTVEGLAEYARQRAEGGCASGARGTSPQDARDAQERQSGGTDSQTGEGTELSPIQQAFIDAGAVQCGFCTPGLLVAADEMLERNPNPTDADIREALSGNLCRCTGYEKIMDAVRLAAARQGEAV from the coding sequence ATGCGCGTCAACTTCACCGTCAACGGACGTCCGCAGGAGGCCGACGACGTCTGGGAGGGCGAGTCCCTCCTCTACGTCCTGCGCGAGCGCCTCGGCCTGCCCGGCTCCAAGAACGCCTGCGAGCAGGGCGAGTGCGGCTCCTGCACGGTCCGCCTGGACGGCGTGCCGGTCTGTTCCTGCCTGGTCGCCGCCGGGCAGGCGGAGGGCCGCGAGGTCGTCACCGTCGAGGGCCTCGCGGAGTACGCCAGGCAGCGCGCCGAGGGCGGCTGCGCCTCCGGCGCCCGCGGCACCTCGCCGCAGGACGCCCGGGACGCCCAGGAGCGGCAGTCCGGGGGCACCGACTCGCAGACCGGCGAGGGCACCGAACTCTCCCCGATCCAGCAGGCGTTCATCGACGCCGGCGCCGTCCAGTGCGGCTTCTGCACGCCCGGTCTGCTGGTCGCCGCCGACGAGATGCTGGAGCGCAACCCCAACCCGACCGACGCGGACATCCGCGAGGCGCTGTCGGGCAACCTGTGCCGCTGCACGGGCTACGAGAAGATCATGGACGCGGTCCGCCTGGCGGCCGCCCGGCAGGGAGAGGCGGTCTGA
- the pucD gene encoding xanthine dehydrogenase subunit D yields the protein MASPNGTPTKITQGSRTKGGIGESTLRPDGTLKVTGEFAYSSDMWHEDMLWGQILRSTVAHAEIVSIDTSEALALPGVYAVMTYDDLPTEVKHYGLEIQDTPVLAHGKVRHHGEPVAIVAADHPETARRAAAKIKVEYRELPVVTDEKSALAPDAVLVHENRDDHHAGHVPHPNIVHRQPIVRGDADRAAERADVIVRGEYTFGMQDQAFLGPESGLAVPEEDGGVHLYIATQWLHSDLRQIAPVLGLPEEKVRMTLAGVGGAFGGREDLSMQIHACLLALRTGKPVKIVYNRFESFFGHVHRHPAKLFYEHGATKDGKLTHVKCRIVLDGGAYASASPAVVGNASSLGVGPYQVDDVEIEAIALYTNNPPCGAMRGFGAVQACFAYEAQMDKLAKRLGMDPVEFRQLNAMEQGTLMPTGQPVDSPAPVAELLRRVKAMPMPPERQWESSEGADVRQLPGGLSNTTHGEGVVRGVGYAVGIKNVGFSEGFDDYSTARVRMEVVGGEPVATVHTAMAEVGQGGVTVHAQIARTELGVTQVTIHPADTRVGSAGSTSASRQTYVTGGAVKNACELVREKVLEIGRRKFGSYHPAWATAELLLEGGKVVTDGGEVLADLVDVLGEEAVEVEEEWRHRPTEPFDLRTGQGNGHVQYSFAAHRAVVEVDTELGLVKVIELACAQDVGKALNPLSVVGQIQGGTTQGLGVAVMEEIVVDPKTAKVKNPSFTDYLIPTILDTPTIPVDVLELADEHAPYGLRGIGEAPTLSSTPAVLAAIRDATGLELNRTPVRPEHLTGTA from the coding sequence GTGGCTTCCCCCAACGGAACCCCCACCAAGATCACCCAAGGGTCCCGGACCAAGGGCGGCATCGGCGAGTCCACGCTCCGCCCGGACGGCACCCTGAAGGTCACCGGCGAGTTCGCGTACTCGTCCGACATGTGGCACGAGGACATGCTCTGGGGCCAGATCCTGCGCTCCACGGTCGCCCACGCCGAGATCGTCTCCATCGACACCAGCGAGGCCCTCGCGCTGCCGGGCGTGTACGCCGTCATGACCTATGACGACCTGCCGACCGAGGTGAAGCACTACGGCCTGGAGATCCAGGACACCCCGGTCCTGGCCCACGGCAAGGTCCGCCACCACGGCGAGCCGGTCGCGATCGTGGCCGCCGACCACCCGGAGACCGCCCGCCGCGCCGCCGCCAAGATCAAGGTCGAGTACCGCGAACTCCCCGTCGTCACCGACGAGAAGTCCGCGCTGGCGCCGGACGCGGTCCTCGTCCACGAGAACCGCGACGACCACCACGCCGGACACGTCCCGCACCCCAACATCGTCCACCGCCAGCCGATCGTCCGCGGCGACGCGGACCGGGCCGCCGAGCGGGCCGATGTGATCGTCCGGGGCGAGTACACCTTCGGCATGCAGGACCAGGCCTTCCTCGGCCCCGAGTCCGGCCTCGCCGTGCCCGAGGAGGACGGCGGCGTCCACCTCTACATCGCCACCCAGTGGCTCCACTCCGACCTGCGCCAGATCGCCCCCGTGCTCGGCCTGCCGGAGGAGAAGGTCCGGATGACGCTGGCCGGCGTCGGCGGCGCCTTCGGCGGGCGCGAGGACCTGTCGATGCAGATCCACGCCTGCCTGCTGGCGCTGCGCACCGGCAAGCCCGTCAAGATCGTCTACAACCGGTTCGAGTCCTTCTTCGGACACGTCCACCGCCACCCCGCCAAGCTCTTCTACGAGCACGGCGCCACCAAGGACGGCAAGCTCACCCACGTCAAGTGCCGCATCGTGCTGGACGGCGGCGCCTACGCCTCCGCCTCCCCGGCGGTCGTCGGCAACGCCTCCTCGCTCGGCGTCGGCCCCTACCAGGTCGACGACGTGGAGATCGAGGCCATCGCCCTCTACACCAACAACCCGCCCTGCGGCGCCATGCGCGGCTTCGGCGCCGTCCAGGCGTGCTTCGCCTACGAGGCGCAGATGGACAAGCTGGCCAAGAGGCTGGGCATGGACCCGGTGGAGTTCCGGCAGCTCAACGCCATGGAGCAGGGCACCCTCATGCCCACCGGACAGCCCGTCGACTCCCCGGCGCCGGTCGCCGAACTCCTGCGCCGCGTCAAGGCGATGCCGATGCCGCCGGAGCGCCAGTGGGAGTCCAGCGAGGGCGCCGACGTGCGGCAGTTGCCCGGCGGCCTGTCCAACACCACGCACGGGGAAGGCGTCGTACGGGGGGTCGGATACGCGGTCGGCATCAAGAACGTCGGCTTCTCCGAGGGGTTCGACGACTACTCCACCGCCCGGGTCCGGATGGAGGTCGTGGGCGGCGAGCCCGTGGCGACGGTGCACACCGCCATGGCGGAGGTCGGCCAGGGCGGCGTCACCGTCCACGCGCAGATCGCCCGTACCGAGCTGGGCGTCACCCAGGTGACCATCCACCCGGCCGACACCCGGGTCGGCTCGGCGGGTTCGACCTCGGCCTCCCGGCAGACCTATGTCACCGGCGGCGCCGTGAAGAACGCCTGCGAGCTCGTCCGCGAGAAGGTGCTGGAGATCGGGCGCCGCAAGTTCGGCTCCTACCACCCGGCCTGGGCCACCGCCGAACTCCTGCTGGAGGGCGGCAAGGTGGTCACCGACGGCGGCGAGGTCCTCGCCGATCTGGTGGACGTCCTCGGCGAGGAGGCGGTGGAGGTCGAGGAGGAGTGGCGGCACCGGCCGACCGAACCCTTCGACCTGCGCACCGGCCAGGGCAACGGCCATGTCCAGTACTCCTTCGCCGCCCACCGCGCGGTCGTCGAGGTCGACACCGAGCTGGGCCTGGTGAAGGTGATCGAGCTGGCCTGCGCCCAGGACGTCGGCAAGGCGCTCAACCCGCTCTCCGTCGTCGGCCAGATCCAGGGCGGCACCACCCAGGGCCTGGGCGTGGCGGTGATGGAGGAGATCGTCGTCGACCCGAAGACGGCCAAGGTGAAGAACCCGTCCTTCACCGACTACCTCATCCCGACCATCCTCGACACGCCGACCATCCCGGTCGACGTGCTCGAACTCGCCGACGAGCACGCCCCCTACGGCCTGCGCGGCATCGGCGAGGCGCCCACCCTGTCGTCGACGCCGGCGGTCCTCGCGGCCATCCGCGACGCCACCGGGCTGGAGCTGAACCGGACGCCGGTACGGCCGGAGCACCTGACCGGCACGGCGTAA
- a CDS encoding NCS2 family permease — translation MTQQSLEPESVAEDAGDGTRIPAGRSWLDRYFHISRRGSTVAREVRGGVTTFMAMAYILLLNPLILSGEDAAGDTLATKALITATAFAAAFTTLLMGFVGKVPLALAAGLSVSGVLASQVAPEMTWPQAMGMCVMYGVVIMLLVVTGLREMIMNAIPLALKHGITMGIGLFIAIIGFYKAGFVHQGTAGTPLVLGPAGELAGWPVLLFCGTLLLIFMLQARDVPGAILIGIVTGTVVAAALNAAGVIDPEQWANGTPELHGSAVSMPDFALFGQVEFGGWGEVGAMTVGMIVFTLVLAGFFDAMATIIGVGTEAKLADDKGRMPGLSKALFIDGAGGAIGGVAGGSGQTVFIESATGVGEGARTGLASVVTGAFFAACLFFTPLTAIVPQEIASAALVVIGAMMLMNARHVDWADRATAIPVFLTVVLMPFTYTITTGVAAGVIAYTAIKVAQGRAREIGAFMWVLSVVFVVYFALNPIESWLGVH, via the coding sequence ATGACCCAGCAGTCACTGGAGCCCGAGAGCGTCGCGGAGGACGCGGGTGACGGCACCCGCATCCCGGCCGGACGCTCCTGGCTCGACCGGTACTTCCACATATCCCGGCGGGGATCCACGGTCGCGCGCGAGGTGCGCGGCGGCGTCACGACCTTCATGGCGATGGCGTACATCCTCCTGCTCAACCCCCTGATCCTGTCCGGCGAGGACGCCGCGGGGGACACCCTCGCCACCAAGGCGCTGATCACCGCCACCGCGTTCGCGGCGGCCTTCACCACGTTGCTGATGGGCTTCGTCGGCAAGGTGCCGCTGGCCCTGGCCGCGGGCCTGTCCGTCTCCGGTGTCCTCGCCTCGCAGGTCGCGCCCGAGATGACCTGGCCGCAGGCGATGGGCATGTGCGTGATGTACGGCGTGGTCATCATGCTGCTGGTCGTCACCGGCCTGCGGGAAATGATCATGAACGCGATCCCGCTCGCCCTCAAGCACGGCATCACCATGGGCATCGGCCTGTTCATCGCCATCATCGGCTTCTACAAGGCCGGCTTCGTCCACCAGGGCACGGCGGGCACGCCGCTGGTCCTCGGCCCGGCGGGCGAGCTGGCCGGATGGCCGGTGCTGCTCTTCTGCGGCACCCTCCTGCTGATCTTCATGCTCCAGGCGCGCGACGTGCCCGGCGCCATCCTCATCGGGATCGTCACCGGCACCGTCGTCGCCGCGGCGCTGAACGCCGCCGGCGTCATCGATCCCGAGCAGTGGGCCAACGGCACTCCCGAACTGCACGGCAGCGCCGTCTCCATGCCCGACTTCGCGCTCTTCGGCCAGGTCGAGTTCGGCGGCTGGGGCGAGGTGGGCGCGATGACCGTCGGCATGATCGTCTTCACGCTGGTGCTCGCCGGGTTCTTCGACGCGATGGCCACCATCATCGGCGTCGGCACGGAGGCGAAGCTCGCCGACGACAAGGGCCGGATGCCGGGCCTGTCCAAGGCGCTGTTCATCGACGGCGCGGGCGGCGCGATCGGCGGGGTCGCGGGCGGCAGCGGCCAGACCGTGTTCATCGAGTCCGCCACCGGCGTCGGCGAGGGCGCCCGCACCGGCCTGGCCTCGGTGGTCACCGGAGCGTTCTTCGCGGCCTGCCTGTTCTTCACCCCGCTGACGGCGATCGTGCCGCAGGAGATCGCCTCCGCCGCACTGGTGGTCATCGGCGCGATGATGCTGATGAACGCCCGGCACGTGGACTGGGCGGACCGCGCCACCGCGATCCCGGTCTTCCTCACCGTGGTCCTGATGCCGTTCACTTACACCATCACCACCGGTGTCGCCGCCGGCGTCATCGCCTACACCGCCATCAAGGTCGCCCAGGGCAGGGCGCGGGAGATCGGGGCCTTCATGTGGGTCCTGTCGGTCGTCTTCGTCGTCTACTTCGCCCTCAACCCGATCGAGAGCTGGCTGGGCGTGCACTGA
- a CDS encoding XdhC family protein, giving the protein MLDIAEELHRWVEQGRDFAVATVVAVGGSAPRQPGAALAVDADGTAIGSVSGGCVEGAVYELCHQALRDGETVLERFGYSDEDAFAVGLTCGGVIDILVTPVRADTPARPVLAAALAAAARGEAAGVARIVSGPAELMGRALTVRPDGSREGGFGAHPELDRTVAAEAGAFLDAGRTGTLEIGEQGSRCGAPLTVLIESSVPPPRMIVFGAIDFAAALVRVGKFLGYHVTVCDARPVFATAARFPDADEVVVGWPHEYLERTDVDGRTVLCVLTHDAKFDVPLLKLALRLPVAYVGAMGSRRTHLDRNRRLREVGVTDLELARLRSPIGLDLGARTPEETALSIAAQIVADRRGGSGVSLTGAHTPIHHDGDSAPARRIGSVA; this is encoded by the coding sequence ATGCTGGACATCGCCGAAGAGCTGCACCGGTGGGTCGAGCAGGGACGCGACTTCGCCGTGGCCACCGTGGTGGCCGTCGGCGGCAGCGCTCCCCGCCAGCCCGGCGCCGCGCTCGCGGTGGACGCCGACGGCACGGCGATCGGCTCGGTCTCCGGGGGCTGTGTGGAGGGCGCCGTCTACGAGCTGTGCCACCAGGCGCTGCGGGACGGCGAGACGGTTCTGGAGCGCTTCGGCTACAGCGACGAGGACGCCTTCGCCGTCGGCCTGACCTGCGGGGGCGTGATCGACATACTCGTCACGCCGGTGCGGGCGGACACCCCCGCCCGCCCGGTGCTCGCCGCCGCGCTCGCCGCCGCCGCCCGGGGGGAGGCGGCGGGGGTGGCGCGGATCGTCTCCGGCCCGGCGGAGCTGATGGGACGGGCGCTGACGGTCCGGCCCGACGGCTCCCGGGAGGGCGGCTTCGGCGCCCACCCGGAGCTGGACCGCACGGTGGCCGCGGAGGCGGGCGCCTTCCTGGACGCCGGACGCACCGGCACGCTGGAGATCGGAGAGCAGGGCTCGCGGTGCGGCGCACCGCTCACCGTGCTGATCGAGTCCTCCGTGCCGCCGCCCCGCATGATCGTCTTCGGGGCCATCGACTTCGCCGCGGCGCTGGTCCGCGTCGGCAAGTTCCTCGGCTACCACGTGACGGTGTGCGACGCCCGCCCGGTCTTCGCCACGGCGGCCCGCTTCCCGGACGCCGACGAGGTCGTGGTCGGCTGGCCCCACGAGTACCTGGAGCGGACGGACGTCGACGGCCGCACGGTCCTGTGCGTCCTCACCCACGACGCCAAGTTCGACGTACCGCTGCTGAAGCTCGCCCTGCGCCTGCCGGTCGCCTACGTCGGCGCGATGGGGTCCCGGCGCACCCATCTGGACCGCAACCGGCGTCTGCGCGAGGTCGGCGTCACCGACCTGGAGCTGGCCCGGCTGCGCTCGCCCATCGGCCTGGACCTCGGCGCCCGCACCCCGGAGGAGACGGCCCTGTCCATCGCCGCCCAGATCGTCGCCGACCGGCGGGGCGGCAGCGGGGTCTCCCTGACCGGCGCCCACACCCCGATCCACCACGACGGCGACTCCGCGCCGGC